One stretch of Caloranaerobacter sp. TR13 DNA includes these proteins:
- the eno gene encoding phosphopyruvate hydratase translates to MTMIIDVYAREILDSRGNPTVEVEVWTESGAMGRAAVPSGASTGAFEAVELRDNDKTRFLGKGVTKAVENVNEIIAPAIIGMDALDQVAIDMKMLELDGTENKGKLGANAILGVSMAVAKAAADALGMPLYQYLGGVNAKTLPVPMMNILNGGKHADNNVDIQEFMVMPVGAPNFREALRMGAEVFHNLKKVLKEKGLNTAVGDEGGFAPNLGSNEEALATIVEAIKKAGYKPGEEIALALDVAATEIYDKEKKVYRLAGEGKELTAEELVNFYSDLVDKYPIISIEDGLDEEDWEGWKLLTEKLGNKIQLVGDDLFVTNTKRLSKGIEKGVANSILIKLNQIGTITETLDAIEMAKRAGYTAVVSHRSGETEDATIADFVVATNAGQIKTGAPSRTDRVAKYNQLLRIEDMLGKTAQYRGKEVFYNLK, encoded by the coding sequence ATGACAATGATAATTGATGTTTATGCTAGAGAGATACTAGATTCAAGGGGAAATCCAACTGTTGAAGTTGAAGTTTGGACAGAAAGTGGTGCAATGGGAAGAGCAGCAGTACCATCAGGTGCATCAACTGGAGCTTTTGAAGCAGTAGAATTAAGAGATAATGATAAAACTAGATTTTTAGGAAAAGGTGTTACAAAAGCTGTTGAAAATGTTAATGAAATAATAGCTCCTGCAATAATTGGAATGGATGCTCTTGACCAAGTTGCAATAGATATGAAAATGTTAGAGTTAGATGGAACAGAGAATAAAGGTAAATTAGGTGCTAATGCTATTTTAGGTGTTTCAATGGCTGTTGCAAAAGCTGCAGCAGATGCATTAGGTATGCCATTATATCAATATTTAGGTGGAGTAAATGCTAAAACACTTCCAGTACCAATGATGAATATTTTAAATGGTGGTAAGCACGCTGATAATAATGTTGATATTCAAGAGTTTATGGTAATGCCTGTTGGAGCACCAAATTTCAGAGAGGCTTTAAGAATGGGTGCAGAAGTATTCCATAACTTAAAGAAAGTTCTAAAAGAAAAAGGTTTAAATACAGCTGTTGGTGATGAAGGTGGATTTGCTCCAAACCTTGGTTCAAATGAAGAAGCATTAGCTACAATTGTAGAAGCTATCAAAAAAGCTGGTTATAAACCAGGTGAAGAGATAGCACTAGCATTAGATGTTGCAGCAACTGAAATTTATGATAAAGAGAAGAAAGTTTACAGATTAGCTGGTGAAGGAAAAGAGCTAACTGCTGAAGAATTAGTAAACTTCTATAGTGACTTAGTTGATAAGTATCCTATCATTTCAATTGAAGATGGTTTAGATGAAGAAGATTGGGAAGGTTGGAAATTATTAACAGAAAAATTAGGCAATAAAATACAATTAGTAGGCGATGACCTATTTGTAACTAATACTAAGAGATTATCAAAAGGTATCGAAAAAGGCGTAGCTAATTCAATTCTTATTAAATTAAACCAAATAGGTACAATTACAGAAACTTTAGACGCAATCGAAATGGCGAAAAGAGCTGGATATACTGCAGTTGTATCACATAGATCAGGTGAAACAGAAGATGCAACTATTGCAGACTTCGTAGTAGCTACAAATGCAGGACAAATTAAAACTGGTGCACCTTCAAGAACTGATAGAGTTGCTAAATACAATCAGCTATTAAGAATCGAGGATATGTTAGGAAAAACTGCTCAATATAGAGGTAAGGAAGTATTCTATAACCTTAAATAA
- a CDS encoding sodium-translocating pyrophosphatase, with protein sequence MKLNIIVPIIGVVALLFAYYKAASINKVDVGTDRMKEISSYIQEGAMAFLSREYKTLVVFVAILFVILGIGIGWYTAICFVIGAVFSALAGFFGMRVATKANVRTANAAKESGMNKALDVAFSGGAVMGMAVVGLGLLGIGSLYLIFKDPAIITGFGLGASSIALFGRVGGGIYTKAADVGADLVGKVEAGIPEDDPRNPAVIADNVGDNVGDVAGMGADLFESYVGSIISAITLGLIAFDINGALYPLFLASTGIVASIIGTFFVRGKEDSDPHKALKMGTYVSGIITIVVAFFLSKSLLGSLKPFASIVTGLIVGVIIGQLTEYYTSGDFKPVRRIADQSETGSATNIISGLAVGMLSTALPILVIAIGILIAFYASGGAASAGEGLYGIALAAVGMLSTAAMTIAVDAYGPIADNAGGIAEMCELPKEVRNITDKLDAVGNTTAAIGKGFAIGSAALTALALFASYTQAVKLASIDLTNPTVIAGLLIGGMLPFLFSAITMEAVGKAAFSMIEEVRRQFRTIPGIMEGKAKPEYKKCVDISTAAALREMMVPGLLAVLAPVLTGIILGTEALGGLLAGALVTGVLMAIFMANAGGAWDNAKKYIEEGHHGGKGSEAHKAAVVGDTVGDPFKDTSGPSINILIKLMTIVALVFAPLFLKFGGLITKLF encoded by the coding sequence ATTAAATTGAATATAATAGTGCCTATTATTGGTGTTGTAGCATTACTTTTTGCTTACTACAAAGCAGCTTCAATTAATAAAGTAGATGTTGGAACTGATAGAATGAAAGAAATATCTTCCTACATACAGGAAGGAGCTATGGCATTTTTATCAAGAGAGTATAAGACACTTGTAGTTTTTGTTGCAATACTATTTGTAATTTTAGGAATTGGTATAGGTTGGTATACAGCAATTTGTTTCGTTATAGGTGCAGTATTTTCAGCTTTAGCAGGATTCTTTGGAATGAGAGTTGCAACTAAAGCAAATGTAAGAACTGCAAATGCAGCAAAAGAGTCAGGAATGAACAAAGCTTTAGATGTTGCATTCTCAGGTGGAGCAGTTATGGGAATGGCAGTTGTTGGATTAGGCTTACTAGGTATTGGATCTTTATATTTAATATTTAAAGATCCTGCGATAATTACAGGTTTTGGTTTAGGTGCATCATCAATAGCTTTATTTGGTCGTGTTGGTGGTGGAATCTATACTAAGGCTGCAGACGTTGGAGCAGACTTAGTTGGTAAAGTAGAAGCTGGTATACCTGAAGATGACCCAAGAAACCCTGCTGTTATCGCTGATAACGTTGGTGACAATGTTGGGGACGTTGCAGGTATGGGTGCTGACTTATTCGAGTCATATGTTGGTTCAATAATTTCAGCAATCACATTAGGATTAATAGCTTTTGATATAAATGGTGCATTATATCCATTATTTTTAGCAAGTACAGGTATAGTAGCATCTATTATTGGTACATTCTTTGTTAGAGGAAAAGAAGATTCAGACCCACACAAAGCTTTAAAAATGGGTACTTATGTTAGTGGAATAATTACAATAGTAGTTGCATTTTTCCTAAGTAAATCATTACTTGGTTCACTTAAGCCATTTGCATCAATTGTGACTGGTTTGATCGTAGGTGTTATTATAGGACAACTTACAGAATACTATACTTCAGGAGATTTTAAACCAGTAAGAAGAATTGCAGACCAATCAGAAACAGGAAGTGCAACAAATATTATTAGTGGTTTAGCTGTAGGTATGCTATCAACAGCTCTTCCAATTTTAGTTATTGCTATAGGTATCTTAATAGCTTTCTATGCTAGTGGTGGAGCTGCTAGTGCGGGTGAAGGATTATACGGTATTGCATTAGCTGCTGTAGGTATGCTATCAACTGCCGCTATGACAATTGCAGTTGACGCTTATGGACCAATTGCTGATAATGCTGGTGGTATTGCAGAAATGTGTGAATTACCAAAAGAAGTACGTAATATAACTGATAAACTAGATGCAGTAGGAAATACTACAGCTGCTATAGGTAAAGGTTTTGCTATAGGTTCAGCAGCTCTTACAGCATTGGCGTTATTCGCTTCATATACTCAAGCAGTTAAATTAGCTAGTATAGATTTAACAAATCCAACAGTTATTGCAGGTTTATTAATAGGTGGTATGCTACCATTCTTATTCTCAGCAATAACTATGGAAGCAGTAGGTAAAGCTGCATTCAGTATGATAGAAGAGGTAAGAAGACAATTTAGAACTATACCAGGTATTATGGAAGGTAAAGCTAAACCTGAATATAAGAAATGTGTTGATATCAGTACAGCTGCTGCATTAAGAGAAATGATGGTTCCAGGTTTATTAGCAGTACTTGCTCCAGTTTTAACAGGAATAATCTTAGGAACAGAAGCTCTAGGAGGTCTTTTAGCAGGTGCTTTAGTTACAGGTGTTCTTATGGCAATCTTCATGGCTAATGCAGGTGGTGCATGGGATAATGCTAAGAAATATATAGAAGAAGGACACCATGGTGGAAAAGGTAGTGAAGCTCATAAAGCAGCAGTTGTTGGAGATACTGTTGGTGATCCATTTAAAGACACTTCAGGACCATCTATAAACATCTTAATTAAGCTTATGACTATTGTTGCTTTAGTATTTGCACCATTATTCTTGAAATTTGGTGGCTTAATAACAAAATTATTCTAG
- a CDS encoding alpha/beta fold hydrolase, translating into MKINIDGLTINYKCEGEGKNILLLHGWGGNIDSFLPVYNHLKNRFRVYAIDFPGFGESQQPNEVWGVYDYARLTKKFIDKMNMEEVILIGHSFGGRVSIVLANKYPELIRKMILVDSAGLIPRRTLKYYIKVYTFKTLKFLYKLLFFWKDKEETMERFYKKFGSKDYQQAGDMRKILVKVVNEDLKPLLRGIKASTLLIWGENDEATPVYMGKIMEKEIEDSGLVVLKNAGHFSYLDQYNRFIVIVDKFLEESGVNE; encoded by the coding sequence ATGAAAATAAATATTGATGGTTTAACAATAAATTACAAGTGTGAAGGAGAAGGGAAAAATATACTTTTATTACACGGATGGGGTGGGAATATAGATAGCTTTCTACCAGTATATAATCATTTGAAAAATAGATTTAGAGTTTATGCAATAGATTTTCCAGGGTTCGGTGAGAGTCAGCAGCCTAATGAAGTATGGGGAGTTTACGATTATGCTAGGCTGACAAAAAAGTTTATTGATAAAATGAATATGGAAGAAGTTATATTAATAGGACATTCTTTTGGAGGTAGAGTTTCAATTGTTTTAGCTAATAAATATCCCGAACTCATAAGAAAAATGATATTAGTTGATAGTGCTGGTTTAATACCAAGGAGAACTTTAAAGTATTACATTAAAGTTTATACTTTTAAGACTTTAAAGTTTTTATATAAGTTGTTATTTTTCTGGAAAGATAAAGAAGAAACTATGGAAAGATTTTATAAAAAATTTGGTTCTAAAGATTATCAACAAGCTGGTGATATGAGAAAGATTTTAGTAAAGGTTGTTAATGAAGATTTGAAACCTTTACTTAGAGGGATAAAAGCTTCTACTTTACTGATATGGGGTGAAAATGACGAAGCAACCCCTGTTTATATGGGGAAGATTATGGAAAAGGAGATTGAAGATAGTGGTTTAGTTGTTTTGAAAAATGCAGGGCATTTTTCATATCTTGACCAATATAATAGATTTATAGTAATTGTTGATAAGTTTTTAGAGGAGAGTGGAGTAAATGAGTGA
- the secG gene encoding preprotein translocase subunit SecG, whose product MKILFTILILVSSLVLIASILLQSGKNAGLSGTIAGGAESIWGKNKSRTYEGILSKITSISAIVFVLSALVLAALQ is encoded by the coding sequence GTGAAGATACTATTTACTATATTAATTTTAGTTTCAAGTTTAGTTTTAATAGCAAGTATATTATTGCAATCAGGTAAAAATGCTGGCTTATCAGGAACTATAGCTGGTGGTGCCGAAAGTATATGGGGAAAAAATAAAAGTAGGACTTATGAAGGGATACTAAGTAAGATTACTAGTATTTCAGCTATTGTATTCGTACTATCTGCATTAGTACTTGCAGCTTTACAATAA